Proteins from one Sphingomonas sp. HF-S4 genomic window:
- a CDS encoding CIS tube protein, which translates to MTELAKAQLIQLDDDFKKEKPGGQSVKVQFNPESLKVTFANQLVQPQGGDQAAGNTGRQFVGAGTTKLALTLWFDVTAMTEDPVDDVRRLTQKVIFFMTPTPDKADAKKMVPPATRFVWGSFLFDGIVEGLEESLEFFGPDGKPLRAQISLTIGQQKILTSEFKGDGKVPSSPGQKPMSQAKEGDTAQSVAAKNGKSDWKGMAAANGIEDPLRLSPGQLIDVNAGVSLGGSAGVGIAGGAGISGGIGFSAGANIQPPSITPPKFSASASVRIN; encoded by the coding sequence ATGACCGAACTCGCCAAGGCCCAGCTGATCCAGCTCGACGACGACTTCAAGAAGGAGAAGCCGGGCGGGCAGAGCGTCAAGGTCCAGTTCAATCCCGAGAGCCTGAAGGTGACCTTCGCCAACCAGCTCGTCCAGCCGCAGGGCGGCGACCAGGCGGCGGGGAATACCGGGCGGCAGTTCGTCGGCGCGGGGACGACCAAGCTCGCGCTCACTTTGTGGTTCGACGTCACTGCGATGACCGAGGATCCGGTCGACGACGTACGCCGGCTCACCCAGAAAGTGATCTTCTTCATGACGCCGACCCCCGACAAGGCCGATGCCAAGAAGATGGTGCCGCCGGCGACGCGCTTCGTCTGGGGATCGTTCCTGTTCGACGGGATCGTCGAGGGGCTCGAGGAGAGCCTGGAATTCTTCGGCCCCGACGGCAAGCCGCTGCGCGCGCAGATCAGCCTGACGATCGGCCAGCAGAAGATCCTTACCTCCGAGTTCAAGGGCGACGGCAAGGTGCCGTCGTCGCCGGGGCAAAAGCCGATGTCGCAGGCCAAGGAAGGCGACACCGCGCAGAGCGTGGCGGCGAAGAACGGCAAGTCCGACTGGAAGGGCATGGCCGCCGCCAACGGGATCGAGGACCCGCTGCGCCTGTCGCCGGGCCAGCTGATCGACGTCAATGCCGGCGTGAGCCTGGGCGGCAGCGCGGGCGTGGGCATCGCTGGTGGAGCGGGCATCAGCGGCGGGATCGGCTTCTCGGCGGGCGCCAACATCCAGCCGCCATCGATCACGCCGCCGAAATTCTCGGCGAGCGCGTCGGTGCGGATCAATTGA
- a CDS encoding phage late control D family protein, which yields MPAAASNVTPLPMRPARPTIEIGGTRADKLESALITMELADSVEGMARAELVFGNWGGGDTPGFQHFDRKTIEFGKPVKVKLGDDLLFEGRISAITADFADGAPPTIGVLVEDRLQDLRMTRRSRTFERATIADVAKKIASEHGLTPKVDVQGASQLCIAQVNQSDLALLHDLARREDALVWVQDKELHVAKLRPAEKVALRWAGSLREFHVEADLASQRTAMVASGWNVADKKVATNKATDAAISGETGSTDSGAKILKSAFGERVDTIAHALPRDDAEARAIAEASFRHMARRFVTGEGVAESKAAIKVGATLALTGLGKLFDGDYRATAVTHRFDQAMGMRSEFRCERAGLGKA from the coding sequence ATGCCCGCCGCTGCTTCCAACGTGACGCCGCTGCCGATGCGGCCGGCGCGCCCGACGATCGAGATCGGCGGGACGCGGGCCGACAAGCTCGAGTCCGCGCTGATCACGATGGAGCTTGCCGACAGCGTCGAGGGCATGGCCCGCGCCGAATTGGTGTTCGGCAATTGGGGCGGCGGCGACACCCCGGGCTTCCAGCATTTTGACCGCAAGACCATCGAGTTCGGCAAGCCGGTGAAGGTCAAGCTGGGCGACGATTTGCTGTTCGAAGGCAGGATCAGCGCGATCACTGCCGATTTCGCCGATGGCGCGCCGCCGACGATCGGGGTGCTGGTCGAGGACCGGTTGCAGGACCTGCGGATGACCCGGCGCTCGCGGACCTTCGAGCGGGCGACGATCGCCGATGTCGCGAAGAAGATCGCGTCCGAGCATGGCCTCACCCCCAAGGTCGACGTGCAGGGCGCGAGCCAGCTCTGCATCGCGCAGGTCAACCAGAGCGATCTGGCGCTGCTCCATGATCTCGCGCGGCGCGAGGATGCGCTGGTCTGGGTGCAGGACAAGGAACTGCATGTCGCCAAGCTGCGCCCGGCCGAGAAGGTTGCGCTGCGCTGGGCGGGATCGCTGCGCGAATTCCATGTCGAGGCCGATCTCGCCAGCCAGCGCACTGCGATGGTCGCGAGCGGGTGGAACGTCGCCGACAAGAAGGTCGCTACCAACAAGGCTACCGATGCCGCGATCTCGGGGGAGACGGGTTCGACCGACAGCGGCGCCAAGATCCTCAAGTCCGCGTTCGGCGAGCGTGTCGACACGATCGCACATGCGCTGCCGCGCGACGATGCCGAGGCGCGCGCGATCGCCGAGGCGAGCTTCCGCCACATGGCGCGGCGCTTCGTCACCGGCGAAGGCGTCGCCGAGAGCAAGGCGGCGATCAAGGTGGGGGCGACGCTGGCGCTAACCGGGCTCGGCAAGCTGTTCGACGGCGACTACCGCGCCACTGCGGTCACCCACCGCTTCGATCAGGCGATGGGCATGCGCAGCGAATTCCGCTGCGAGCGCGCCGGGCTGGGGAAAGCGTGA
- a CDS encoding phage baseplate assembly protein V, whose protein sequence is MLLDLDRGEAQFHERGSEGWGGRWYGVVPATVTDIQDPDGQGRVKIKLDWSPDAGGGQGYAAWARMATLFAGNNRGSWFIPDVGDEVLVAFEHGDPRRPYVLGGLWNGKDKPPQSMASGNNLKVIRSRNGVKVTLDDSSGKETLKLETPGGQKLTMKDGPGAVTIEDSNGNSVKLETSGITITAAAKVTVNASQVAVSAGMVKVDAGMSTFSGIVKCDTLISNTVISTTYTPGAGNIW, encoded by the coding sequence ATGCTGCTCGATCTCGATCGCGGCGAAGCGCAGTTCCACGAGCGCGGGAGCGAGGGCTGGGGCGGGCGCTGGTATGGCGTCGTCCCGGCCACCGTCACCGATATCCAGGATCCCGACGGGCAAGGGCGCGTGAAGATCAAGCTCGACTGGTCGCCCGATGCCGGGGGCGGGCAGGGCTATGCGGCCTGGGCGCGGATGGCGACCTTGTTCGCGGGCAACAATCGCGGCAGCTGGTTCATCCCCGATGTCGGCGACGAAGTGCTCGTCGCGTTCGAGCACGGCGATCCGCGGCGGCCCTATGTGCTCGGCGGGCTGTGGAACGGCAAGGACAAGCCGCCGCAATCGATGGCGAGCGGCAACAACCTCAAGGTTATCCGCAGCCGCAACGGGGTGAAGGTCACGCTCGACGATTCGAGCGGCAAGGAGACGCTCAAGCTCGAGACCCCCGGCGGGCAGAAATTGACGATGAAGGACGGCCCCGGCGCGGTGACGATCGAGGATTCGAACGGCAATTCGGTCAAGCTCGAGACGTCGGGGATCACGATCACCGCGGCGGCCAAGGTGACGGTCAATGCCAGCCAGGTCGCGGTCTCCGCCGGGATGGTCAAGGTCGATGCCGGGATGTCGACCTTTTCGGGCATCGTGAAGTGCGACACGCTGATCTCGAACACAGTGATCTCGACGACCTACACGCCGGGCGCGGGGAACATCTGGTGA
- a CDS encoding GPW/gp25 family protein, protein MMSPFGKSLGFPPRVGADGRMRWSQGEANVRESIAIILKTEAGERIQLPGFGAGLGRYLFEPNNPATHVRIAASIEDALKAWEPRISLDGVDVAPDPTDATAALATIAYRLVATGAAERTSVSIPLGRS, encoded by the coding sequence ATGATGAGCCCGTTCGGCAAGAGCCTCGGCTTTCCCCCGCGCGTCGGCGCCGACGGGCGGATGCGCTGGTCGCAGGGGGAGGCGAACGTGCGCGAATCGATCGCGATCATCCTCAAGACCGAGGCGGGCGAGCGGATCCAGCTGCCCGGTTTCGGGGCGGGGCTGGGGCGCTATCTGTTCGAGCCCAACAATCCCGCGACGCATGTCCGCATCGCCGCCTCGATCGAGGATGCGCTCAAGGCCTGGGAGCCGCGCATATCGCTCGACGGGGTGGACGTGGCGCCCGATCCCACCGACGCCACCGCCGCGCTCGCCACCATCGCCTATCGCCTCGTCGCGACCGGCGCGGCCGAGCGGACGAGCGTCTCGATCCCGCTGGGGAGAAGCTGA
- a CDS encoding baseplate J/gp47 family protein, with translation MPLPAPRIDDRDYRALVEETLARVPVHTPEWTNFNPSDPGVTIVQLFAFLTENLIYRANLIPERNRAKFLQLLGIPLRTASEARGLVAFANEKGALATQTIQRDFELLAGAMPFRTVTGLDVLPVEAKLFVKRPVANPAPELRKYYELLYASYGATLPAQLTLYQSAPFDPAQGPLDLAETIDRTLWIALVARKDDLAATDDPTKLVREAIAGRNLSLGLAPAEDVEQLAIPVGGATTAPADLLRYDIARPAANGELLFVNGRPAPDWRALDARADFDPSREVGVVEIGLPEADALRLWNNLDPFEAGVGELPPAIDDSAIAETLVTWIRVRASSAAEVRLRWAGINAVGVRQFETIRAERLADGDGSPDQVRQLAKAPVLENSVAIVSVSPEGTETEWSAIDDLLAAAPEVPIPGASQQLGPATSFRVDAEAGVVSFGDGLAGRRPGADERLYARYEYSEGQEGNVGPHALKAGPLAPGGFTATNPIATWGGTDAESVRSGEKQVQRMLQHRDRLVTEADFRSIAWRTPGVSIGRIDVLPAWHPDLAPGAIGTVPGVVTLLVAPRNDPEHPAAPRPDAPFLDALCAYLDPRRLVTTELVLRGPAYKRIWVSVGIEVGGGYTIAEVADAVKARLRAYLSPLPPEDSDFSTTEGPLYGPATDPALRGWPLGRPVHARALMAEAARVPGVVEVADIQLALDTGGKMDAVPITGIELPELAGISVVGGDPIDISLLRGDLGSGGTGSGTGDGSALLPVPVVAETC, from the coding sequence ATGCCGCTGCCTGCCCCCCGCATCGACGATCGCGACTATCGCGCGCTGGTCGAGGAGACGCTCGCCCGCGTTCCCGTCCACACGCCCGAATGGACCAATTTCAATCCGTCCGATCCGGGGGTGACGATCGTCCAGCTGTTCGCGTTCCTGACCGAGAATCTGATCTATCGCGCGAACCTGATCCCCGAGCGCAACCGGGCGAAGTTCCTGCAATTGCTCGGCATCCCGCTGCGTACTGCGAGCGAGGCGCGCGGGCTGGTGGCGTTCGCGAACGAGAAGGGTGCGCTCGCGACCCAGACGATCCAGCGCGACTTCGAGCTGCTCGCAGGCGCAATGCCGTTCCGCACGGTGACCGGGCTCGACGTGCTGCCGGTCGAGGCCAAGCTGTTCGTCAAGCGGCCGGTGGCGAACCCGGCGCCCGAGCTACGGAAATATTACGAGCTGCTCTACGCCTCGTACGGCGCGACGCTGCCGGCGCAGCTCACGCTCTACCAGAGCGCGCCGTTCGATCCGGCGCAGGGGCCGCTCGACTTGGCCGAGACGATCGATCGGACGCTGTGGATCGCGCTGGTCGCGCGGAAGGACGACCTTGCCGCGACCGACGACCCGACCAAGCTGGTGCGCGAGGCGATTGCGGGGCGGAACCTTTCGCTCGGGCTGGCGCCGGCCGAGGATGTCGAGCAGCTGGCTATCCCCGTGGGCGGGGCGACGACGGCGCCGGCGGACCTGCTGCGCTACGACATCGCCCGGCCGGCGGCGAACGGCGAGCTGCTGTTCGTCAATGGGCGGCCGGCGCCCGACTGGCGGGCGCTCGATGCGCGGGCGGACTTCGATCCGTCGCGCGAGGTGGGGGTGGTCGAGATCGGGCTGCCCGAGGCCGATGCGCTCCGGTTGTGGAACAACCTCGATCCGTTCGAGGCGGGGGTGGGCGAATTGCCCCCGGCGATCGACGACAGCGCGATCGCCGAGACGCTGGTCACCTGGATCCGCGTGCGCGCCTCGTCGGCGGCGGAGGTGCGGCTGCGCTGGGCGGGGATCAATGCGGTCGGCGTGCGCCAGTTCGAGACGATCCGCGCCGAGCGCCTAGCCGACGGCGACGGCAGCCCCGACCAGGTCCGCCAGCTCGCCAAGGCGCCGGTGCTCGAGAACAGCGTCGCGATCGTCAGCGTGTCGCCCGAAGGGACCGAGACCGAATGGAGCGCGATCGACGATCTGCTCGCCGCCGCGCCCGAGGTGCCCATACCGGGCGCGAGCCAGCAGCTCGGCCCGGCGACGTCGTTCCGCGTCGATGCCGAGGCCGGGGTGGTCAGCTTCGGCGACGGGCTGGCGGGGCGGCGGCCCGGCGCCGACGAGCGGCTCTATGCGCGATACGAGTATAGCGAGGGGCAGGAAGGCAATGTCGGCCCCCATGCGCTCAAGGCCGGTCCGCTGGCACCCGGCGGCTTCACCGCGACCAATCCGATCGCGACCTGGGGCGGCACCGACGCCGAGAGCGTGCGATCGGGCGAGAAGCAGGTGCAGCGGATGCTCCAGCACCGCGACCGGCTGGTCACCGAGGCCGATTTCCGCAGCATCGCCTGGCGCACGCCGGGCGTGTCGATCGGACGGATCGACGTGCTCCCGGCCTGGCATCCCGACCTCGCCCCTGGCGCGATCGGCACCGTGCCCGGCGTGGTGACGCTGCTCGTCGCCCCGCGCAACGATCCCGAGCACCCCGCCGCGCCGCGCCCCGACGCACCGTTTCTCGACGCGCTGTGCGCCTATCTCGATCCGCGCCGGCTGGTGACCACCGAGTTGGTGCTGCGCGGGCCGGCGTACAAAAGGATCTGGGTGTCGGTGGGGATCGAAGTCGGCGGCGGCTATACGATCGCCGAGGTGGCCGACGCCGTTAAGGCGCGGCTGCGCGCCTATCTGAGCCCGCTGCCTCCCGAGGACAGCGACTTCTCGACCACCGAGGGCCCGCTCTACGGCCCCGCGACCGATCCGGCGCTGCGCGGCTGGCCGCTCGGTCGCCCGGTCCATGCCCGCGCACTGATGGCCGAGGCGGCGCGCGTGCCCGGCGTGGTCGAAGTCGCCGACATCCAGCTCGCGCTCGACACCGGCGGCAAGATGGACGCGGTGCCCATCACCGGGATCGAGCTTCCCGAGCTGGCCGGCATCTCGGTGGTCGGCGGCGATCCGATCGACATCAGCCTGCTGCGCGGCGATCTGGGTTCGGGCGGCACCGGCAGTGGCACGGGCGACGGCTCGGCGCTGCTACCCGTTCCCGTCGTGGCGGAGACGTGCTGA